One Fundulus heteroclitus isolate FHET01 chromosome 8, MU-UCD_Fhet_4.1, whole genome shotgun sequence genomic window, aatagagttagagtagagcagcacagagaatcctgacaggTTTAGTTTTCCCACAATTTAAAGTTCTAATTATCATTTTCTCGTTGCTCCACCGCTCCTCCATTGTGTCTCCTGTCAAATatcaaaagaaaatcttttccTTTCTCCAAACAGGTCTGGTGTTCTCAGATAAGACCGAAAAACGATTTTATCTGTCAGGATTTTGCTCTTGATCCTCTCACATTCCACTGAAGTAAAACCTACTCACTTCCCGCTTATAGATGCAcctaaaaatgaagaaaagcctTTATACCTTTTGTGTGGTGCTCCAAGTGTACAAAACCCTGATTTTACACAAAGACATGGAATTGATGGGTGATCTCATTTGCATTTGTTCAATCATTCTCAATTTTCTCCTCATTTGGGCTTAAATTTTACCCAGTTTAGCTTCACACTCCCTGCAcattacaggaaaaaaacagtcagGGTTTGTTTTAGTACTTTGATCTCAGTTATTAGAAGCCTGTCTTTTACCCCTGCAACAATGGTGGGCCACGACATTGAAACTGCTGACAGGtaatcatttaacaaagcagTTTGGAGTTTTGCACTTTTAAAGCTAGATGCTGCAGTTCAAGACAATGAACCAATCCCAGCAAGTCATATGATCACACACCAGTCAGCCTCTCTAGCCTATGTGTGAAAAACAAGCCTGTCCAGATACGATCTCTTGGAAAAAGCTGCAACTTATTAGAAGCCGTCTGCACCTTACACCAGTTTCGGAAAAAGTGCACAAAAGCACAATCAAGGCTGGTTTGAGCCAGTCTGTCGGCTCAAAGGTGCCCATCATTCACTTAAGGATAATCCCGTTGTAAGATTTATTTAGGAACAAGATGTCTGGGGCCAGTTTGTGTTGGATGATCGAAATCGTTACGTGTTTATATAGACCAGTACACAGCTGACCATAATTCTGCTTATTAGATACAAATTTGCTTTTATGGGTGGATTTGTAATGGAATCTGGAATGGCAGCAATGGTACAATCttatacacatatttatatatatatatatatatatatatatatatatatatatatatatatatatatatatattagggctgggcaacgattaaaatatttaatcgcgattaatcgccctgattaatcgcgattaatcgcgattaatcgcattgtatttacaaactccaagaatgaattcaaaagtagtgtaaagagcacttttattttaatgttctgctgccatatgaacaaaagtgttgtaacatttgtagcacttattttatactggatattttcaacccatctattgaatttagtgcactagttgatcttttcttcataagagaacagcaagcactgcagccaaaatatgtccttttttgacctgctgtatattagccagtccctaagcttgatgtatcatgaaactgttgaccttttgggttttgtggtttttattttattattacaattaaatataataataataataataataataataataataataataataataataataataataataataatgttatgttcagtgttttttcgctaatccacctcttatatatttcaatccttatgtaattttgtctgtgttgtgtgcacctgcctgttgctttaatcctaaaaatttccccgtcgtgggataaaaaaggattagctaatgttatcttatcttaaataacactttttaatatatgtactgggttcttttaaggtcttaattacatgttatgtgtgggctccagtaacatccatccatccatccatccatccactgatctacctggatgttccctggaggactgaaacgcctcagtcagagacgtctgtgggtctgtcggggcaatgacagaagtttcgtctcctctctccgtttctggggctcgacgttttcatgttttttcacgtgcttagataaatttgctgtgtttccactgaaatgaaccggctttttacaaaacatacagcttgatttcatttacggtattaaaataaagccgaacggtgctacttccccgttcatgttttttcgctgctgcggtctctctcagctgtttgtttgtcaagtttgtgtgagagctgagtgggcgggccaggctgagcctgcgtgctgattggctggcgccgctgagccatgtacgagaggggagggggagcgggagagtgctgcagtcagcgcgctgcagtcagcgcgcctgctgactgacactgactgaaagcatgtgagcaacatgcgttaatgcgcgataaaataaatatcgccgttaatagtctaatgaattaacgcggaattaacgcgttaacttgcccagccctaatatatatatatatatatatatatatatgtatatatatatatatttatatatatatatatatatatatatatatatatatatatatatatatatatatatatatatatatatatatatatatatatatatatacatatatatataggcatATAAAATTGTCAATGTTATCTGCTCTGTGATTATGTGTTTAAGTAATACAATGAAACATGAATGACGCCTAGTGTTAAATTCTGTGAAAGCAGTCACACGAATGTTTATAGGTCTCCCTGGGACAATAGTTGGATTGTATGACAGACCCTATGCACCACTTTTCTTTCAACTACTCTTCTATACTaatagcaaagtgttttttgATGAACTGAGTGGTATATCTTGCATTTAAAAAGCAGCCCTAAAAAAACCCACGTTTTCCTTCAAGTTTTGAAACAATCAGCTCCTCCTAGCCatgcacaatttggaggtgtgtgcacCTTTGCACCAGCTGGGTGCCCTTCTCTAGTATAGGGCCCTTCCTCACCATGTGCATGATGAagtttgtgcatttttatttttttttaaacaaggctTGGTGGCCATTTTTGATGTGGCCCATTTGGCCAGTTGTTTTGTCATCTGAAGGGAGGGTGAACGAAGGAGGGATTCCCCAGAGCGCCATTTATGCAAGAACCGTCACTGAAAGGCCCCCAGAGCATGGCATGCTACTGTATCTATTAAAGTGGACTGCTTGTTGGGTCAGCATAGTTGGTAAAGCCATGCTTTTACCCAAAAGCAAGAGCAGTGGTCACATGTGAGACATGTAAGAGCTGTGGTGGCTGGAATGTTACCATAACTCACTCAGAGTGCTGCCACCACAACGCCCCAGCATCAGGCGACATCCATTCCTTCTACACAAAATGGACAGAGAGGTTGCTGTTTTCAAGCAACACGGGGCATTAAAGTCCTATTCGCTTTGGTTTCCAGCTAGACAACAACCAAGTCTGAACTGGAAGCACAATGATCCATTTCCTAACAAACAGTTTAACTGCACTGAACTGAACCAAGGTGAACTACTACTGTGCATCTTTTCTGTTCCCAGGGGAATGTTTCGTCTGCAGAAGATTTAAGTAAAAACACATGACGAGAGCACTGGAAACATGAAATGAACTAAGTAAATCCAAAGAATGTCTGaaatttaaactaaaattaaatttcAGCTACACTGAATGCACAGGCTCAGTGTCTGTATTTTCCTCAGATTTAAACTGAGCCCTTCACTCATCTGCTTCAGAAATCCACAGTTAGAGACTCAGCTGTGCAGACAGAGAAATGTAAAGTATGCACTTCACCTGAAGCTAAAACGGGCTCAATGGTTAAAGATTCACCAGTGGCCTCTGTGTAAAGCACTAAAATGCAGTTGGGATGGTCTGAAGTCAAATAAGCCGAGAGGAATGAAAACACGTGAAAAGCTCTTTGGTTTATCATACGAGTGAGATCTGGCAGGTTTACAAATGTCGTCAAACGAAATGCAAGAATCGATATATTGTGATCTCCCAGAACCCTTGAGTTTACAACGCAGGTTTggcattgttttatttacaaaaaaatttatGAGAATATTTATGGAAAGTCCTTAGAGGTTATGGAGCTTGTGTGCAAGACATCATAACTTACTtacacatatctatctatctatctatctatctatctatctatctatctatctatctatctatctatctatctatctatctatctatctatctatctatctatctatctatctatctatctatctatctatctatctatctatctatctatctatctatctatctatctatatatatatacacacatatatacatattgtATATCTCCTTTTAATGATAAATAGGCTATTTCTTGGTATGATCATTTAAAAACCTAGAAGTGTTTATTACGCATTTGATACCTATGgagtatttaaagaaaatgatcTGAGCCTTCATGAATATAGAATAAGTATCTACTGCAGCATTGCTAGTCACCTGAACTCTGCaaattagaaataaacacaTTGATCTCCAGCCTCTTGGGagttatcattaccagctatTCTTGCATTAGTTCGGTGTGGAGTGCTTTAGATTGTAGTGCTTGGCGGTTCTCTGTGCACTGTGACGGTGAAACTATGAAACACGGACATGTCCCGTCACTGCTTTTGGATTTCCGGCTCAAAAAAGATCAACTGAGATTTCTCTCAATCTTGAGGCATTTTCATTTTCGACACAGAATCTACTGATCTGTTCTTGGTTAAATTCATCTTCTTCCTAAAGTCTACAGGGAAGAGTGCATGGAGCATTTCAATTTGGGGGTAAAAGTTTCTCCTGatgttaataattaaaaataaacatgaaaatataGGAAAGGAAAATTCTGTTCATATTACATGGATGAATATAAGCCTGAGatcatcactggaaattatgTATGAAAATGTAAAGGTATTTAGTTTAAAGTCTACACGGCAGCAGTGCTGCTCTATTCATAAACTATAGAAGGACTAGTAAAACTGTTCCCGTCTTTGTTTTTAGATAATAACAGTACTTTGAGTCTGAGCGGAAGGAGAACTTGCAGAGAATCACAAAGAACCTGTTACTGGAACAATTTAACAGTCCTGATTTGATGCTTGATATTTTTCTCACTCATCTAACACtcagacaaatcatgacattggCTGTTTCTCTTCCTCAAAATCTCCAGAACACAATAGATctacacttcttttttttttcctcacgcCAACAAGTGGCAGAATTGGTTATTTGGGGCCAGTGTTGTGCATGTCAGTGCAAAGCCTGCGTtcttttcttcatgtttttatttatgatgaGCTCACACATCCAGCCCACTCTGAGGTGCTAAATGCAGCTTATCTGCAGGAGCCAAAGATGTAAAGGCCGAGTGAACAGAAGCCCTTGGAGCAGAAATTAAGATGAACGTAACCTCTCATTTCATTGGTCTAACATGGCAAAAGCTAAACTGAAATATTTGCCATAATCACATATGAACAATACATTATTAGAAGTATTTGGTATAGAAAcaccaatgcaaaaaaaaaaaaaaaaaaaaaaaaaacacagtgaaggCTTCATTTGATAcctacttaatttttttattaaatttctaGTGATTCTATACCAACCTCCTGAACCCAAAAGTGGACACAGACCTATTAAAATGCCTGGTGAGTGTGATGTAAAACCGTGAGGCGCCGTGATAAATAATTCTATAATCTTTATACCCTTTATTGTGACAAATGAACTGTACGATTTAGTTCCTGACTAATCATTTTGGGGGGGTAAAAGTGTAAAAATGAAATAGCTGCAAGTATCTGGCTACTTTAAGTGTGCACAGCCATAAACTAACAGTTTGTTGAAGCATACCTTGATCTAATTTCAGTTGTCTTTGGCCGACTGAGTGCATGTTGACTTGGCAATATGCGCTCGCAGTTTCTTGCAAAAGTTCTGTTTGATGAAAATAACTCCTCTGGGCCACAGCCCTCTTCAGGCTATgtcaaatattttctgtatgATGTGGTTTTGGACTCTGGCTAAGTTATTCCAAAACCTGAATTTCCTCCTTATgaagctgtttttgttgttgttattgttgttaaCTTGGATGTAGCTTGTGTAGGGGATCACTGTGATGCTGGACGATGAAATGAAACATTCAGCTTTTTTAGCAGACATCTgaatgtttgattaaaaaatgacTGGTATTAGGAACTATTCATAATCTCACCCTACTTTAAAAAACTACCCagtacccaaaaaaaaaaaaaaaaaatccccacacAGAGATACTGCCAGCACCACATCATTGTATGCAAGGCATTGATGTTCAAACATAACTTTTGGAAGGTTCCAGTGTGGTTTCATTAGCGCATCTGCATGTCAgtgtagagcaggggtgtcaaactcattttggtttaggggccgcatacatctgatctcaagagggccacacgagtaaactcgtttaaagattaaatagaactaataaaagtcgacttgttgttgatttttatattaaattaatttcacttttacacaatatattatgaataacctcagcgtttttaagaaaagtatgtgtaatttcaacaatacttttactcagttaaacatttacttgtgcattatgcataagaactgatcacagtgattgtacaatgttgaaaaacatttattcacattttttttggattaaaaaacactgtcctgcatgacaaaatacatcaaacagataaaaattaagaaattatttaaaatcaattttccacatctgaagctcagtgctatcatctgctgattaaaacacagcgcccctcgtggacaatgtAGGAACTGCAGGATTTCAATTAatcgaagtacatgttttttttcaataattgttttatcattctcttccttttatctcttctttctttcaccttttttttcttcttgttcttcctttcctctcctactttcccattgtagtgtccatatcatttgagatattccccgcatgaatcataataaaactattcatattcataaatcaagcagagcactgtggcaaaagcagtacttctccacttgtgaaagtcaaatctgatgagctcttttggCATTTGgacaacagtttttattttgaataatgataatgcatttagccaccgggccggactaaattgttcggcgggccggaaccggcccgcgggccgtatgtttgacacccctggtgtaaAGCCTGAAATGCACATGCACCAAAACCCATAAGGTTTTGGTCTGTAGGCTATATACAAACCCCCCCTGCTTAGGCAAGCTTGGAGTTGTTTaaatgtcttctgtttttttccttcagggGATACAACCAAGAGATTAAATCGGCAGCACAGTTGGGGTACAGACTGAACAGATTCccggtccatcacagggccAACAAGCATGCACAAACCTGATTAgttgtttacatccctgctgtgaATTggacgattttttttttccatttgttttttgtagaTAGTCTCGTCCTGTTTTTCATGAACAATTATACATATTTACTTTGTACACTTTGGTGTCACCCTACTCGGACCCtattttaataactgtacagtatttctCTTCTGTTGTAAACGTTTCCCCTACTTGCTGCTGAGACACATCAATTTCACCACTGTGGGACAAAAATGATTATTCTATtctactctttaaaaaaaaataacctcaaGGCCATCTGACAGCAATATCTAATATGTCTCGTTGAATACTTTAAAATCAGTGGATCTGAGGACAACTGGTAATGATACAGCACTGGAATTTATGAGGACagtgaataaaaacacatcatgAGAGCCAGAGGTGGGATCATCTATCTCCCTTTCTTTGTCTGACGTTTCCTTCCACATTTCCATGTTCCTGGGCTTTCTCTCTCCGTTCCATCCCCATCTTCCTCTATTACAGCCATCTCTTCCAACTCTGTGCCTTCTCTCATGTCCTCACCGCTTCCCCTTGTGTCTTGTTCTGTTTATCTTTTCCATTCTTTACCTCCTGTTTTGCTCAGCCTTTTACGTTGAAGCCTTTTATCGGGTTCATCAGCAATGCACGCCGGTCAAACTCACCCATACGTGCGCGCGATTAAATCACAGTATGAACCCGGCTGTTCCGTGAAGGCTTCAGGGGTGTGTCAGTTGTGGAGAAATTAAAATTAGGACATGGAACACTTTTAGGTCTAATGGGGAAATGGGAAGAGTACAGCAGAAATGCCAACCTACTAATGCATGGCCGTCCAGCTAAAGCGACAGGTCAGGCAAGAACAACACCGTTCAATGTGCCCATTGAATTTAAAGCAACCCCCAAATTAATatccaatgatttttttttgcatacatatTAAGCGGATCACTATAGTGAATGGAATAATACGCCACTTTTCAAAGTAATTTCGTTgtgctctctttggcattaataAAGCCATTCTTAGTGctacacagccagacaggacacataaaaCAAGAACTATAAGTCGCACACTTGACTAATCTTTAAGCACGCAGCCAATGATAAGTTTGTCAtgagccatgtaggggacatgGCTAATATGTGAACAAATAGGCTCTAGTCTGCACATTACCCATAACACACCATCCCTTGGAGACACATGGTGGACACAGCTCATGCTTTAGAAATGCTTTCCCttaacagagaaagaaaagtaGATGGGAAGGTGAATAGAGCTAGAAACAGGGCAGACAGggaagaaaatgtgttaaaaactgcaaaagaaaTTGTCAGCGGGGACGGAGGTTTGCAACAGGACAATAACCCTAAACAGACAGCCAGAGAGACAATGGagtagtttagatcaaagtatgtggtcattctaacacatgactaTGTGTTAGAATGACCAAGTCAAATTCCACACAAAAACTCAAtaaagaatctgtggcaaggcaTGAAAATCGATGTTCACAGATGATCTCCGTTCAGTTTCACTTAGTTTGAGCTATTCTGCAAAATGTCTGTTtctagacataaaaaaaaaaagaaaatagcaacTGCAAATCCAGGTAGATGTCTTACTGCAGAGTATTGAATCTGGAGGGTTGAACAATATAAAACAAGGCACAAGTTTAAAAATGATGCgtcattttttataatttgcaCTACTTTGTGATGATCTCATAAATCTCCCAATAATCCCACCAAAAcaatgaagtttgtggctgtacgCGAAAAGGTTTAAGTGGTATTAGTATTTTTACGAGGCACTGCGTTTGTGCATGTCAGACAACGGAACCAGATATCTCACTCCTTATGAAGCCAAAAACAAGGAACTACTATGATTATGATAagtaaacagaaacattttgtgtattttattgacaTTAACACAAACACATTAGCCTTTAAAAACTTAATacgggggtaaaaaaaaaaaaaaacaccacagaaaAAACCCGAGCTAACTCAAGAGACCCTCCGCTCACAAATCCTGCCTAAAGGCCCGACACTCCCTGACAAAATGACATGACAGAACTCCTCCAGTAATTTGACTTTCCAGCATCCTGTCGCCAGTAATCTGATTgagtctgttttctgttgcgGACGGATTTTAAGAGCGGACATTGTACTACGCTGGTTGTCTTTACTGTTTCCTACACACACCAAGAGAGAGCCTAAAGAAATgtgcagaaagagagagagagagagtggaaTCACACAAGCAGACACGAAATAGACATTCCAGGTAATAGCTCTAAGACTAGAGCAGAGATATCGGCTCAGCCTCTGTGTATACATACAGACAGGAATACAGCCATGTGAGAGGAAATGACTAAAAACTGGAATAAGTTTCAGAATGATCCTTCTAGATCTTCTTACATGTTCGAAGAACACATTCCTGCGCTTTGCTCACATTTTCAATGAATCTGTCATCTGTGTGTGACCGTAAGTGAACATGTGCTCGCCTTTGTCTCTCTCCGACTGCGAAGCACTCGAGAAAATGTTAAACAGTGCAAACACACAAAGGCTGCCTCCTCCATCATCCGCCCAGCTCGTAAGAGCCGAGAGCCCAAACGCAGCCTCCAACTAAATCACCAGCGTTAACGGAGGCCCTGCTGTGGAAAAAGGACTATTACACTCACACGTGCAGATAAATCTGCAACACAGAGAGCGTGAATCATGAAGGTATTTGctaatatatatttatgatACATAGCATCAACATGGTGATTtttccagacctaaacccaacaGAAACTAGAATTATGTTTGGGTTAACTGTAAAGCAGTAAAGTAATATATAGATAAAAGGATACTTGCAGAGTGTTTTTGCTGGGTTagtctaaaataaagtaaaaaaaaaaaagcttttggagAAACAAAGAACTGCCTGAGGTGGTGAAAACActcaaaagtattttaatttaaattttttttgtaatgtcctACCAGAAACTTAAACGCATCTTGCAGTGCTGCTTTCCTCTGTAGATAGTTGTTGCATGTGGGCAAACGTTGAATTGTCTTCTATGTCCCCCTACACTTTGACCAGTGGCTAATAGCAAGTGGGATTTCATGTGGCTTTTTTCTTGTCACTCCCTGTGTATTTATGTTAAAATTAAGTTGGTTGGTTGCACAGTTTTAGTTCCGGTTATCAgagtataaataaaaacatgcttgttagttgttttcatttgtaaaaaaaatatatttttttaaacgtttccattgtttcatgtttaatTTACTTTACAGTTACTCTGTCGGCCATATCTGATGCATTTATGGACGTGAAGTTTAGATCTGTCTCTGTTTCAAGGAAGACACAAATGATTATTTTATCTCTGCCACAAGCCTAGAGGAGACAGAAAGACACCCACATGCAGATGCTCATTCTAGcaaactcattcacaccttcTCACTCACACATATAATTTACTGCTCTGACCATAAACTTAAAGGAGCCATGGCGCAATTCCATAGTTTTTTTGCAGAAGTGTGCCCCCTCTGGCCACAAGTCGAAacgacaccagtgttgtgcaagtgcaggagaggaagaagaggaaaagcatccgctgctgcgactgcacagttcttttgtttagagttgtGATGTCTTCTGGgataagaaagctataaataatggagttagcttgttttttctctcgctaatgcaacGATTGCAGCGGAgactctacaaaaaaaaacctttgaacaCACCCAGAGAATACGAcccgaatcactctctcatgtaCTGACTAATTCAACATATAGAGGTAAATAGAGGAACACTCGTTTTACACGTCAGGCccttgtaagggcatgtatggaaaagaaaacatatatatttaaccTTTAAACCAGCGCAATGCtcttttaatgtgcaattatATGTCATTAGTGTAGCCTTATTGTTGGAGCAACAAACCCATTAATGcggttgtgtgtgttttctgtgttttacctcAGAGCCATGGAGGTCCCATTGACTGAGGGGGCGGAGCAGGGCCGTTGGATATTTCCACGGGAGAAGCTCCCCTGCCGAGTGTAACGTTCGTCTCCGCAGCAGAGAATCACAAGGAACGCCCTTCGAAAAGCCCGGTTCAGGAAGGCGTACAGGAAGGGGTTCAATCCTGAGTTAATATACCCGAGCCACAGCCAGGCTGTCCACAGCTGCCAGGGTACAGAGTAATGAATGAAGGGGTCCACCACATTGGTGATGAAAAACGGCGCCCAGCACAGGCAGAAGCAGCCCATTATGATGGCCAGTGTCTTCGCCGCCTTCGTCTCAATGCGCATGCGGCTGTGTCCTCCGTGAGCCTGTTCTGTGGGCGGGGACCCGCTTGCTGTCCTCAGGCAGTAGTGATCCAGTGGATCAGAGGAGGTAGAAGACCGAACAGTCACAACCGGATCCGAACCTGTAACCGGAGCGGAGCCGGCGCGCTGAAGTGTCTCTATCTGTCTGACATGGATCATGGCGGTGACATAGATGCGCTGATAGGCCAGAACCATGAGGGCCAGTGGCACGTAGAAGGCGACGGCAGAGCAGATCAGGGCATAAGGCCGGTTGACCAGAAACACGCAGCTTGTGTCGTTGGAGCCTCCCATTAGGGTTTGCCTCTCTTCGATCTGAGAGGAGACAGAAAATGACAAACGTGATACGTCCTATATGGAGAGGACGAGTGTAGCTTAGAATAAACACAGGAACTCTGGAGAGACCCGAGCTGCCTGTTTCCCACATTTGCTCCAGGACAGCCTGAAGAAAGGGCAATTATCTTAAAAGCCATAATAATAAAGTGCTTAGTAATATCCTTTTAAACTAAAAAGGGTTCAGTCTGACTGGCAAGCTGCCCTGCAATTGAGTAGAAAGAATGGGGGTTAAATAACACATTTGCAGGTGGAGCAGAGCTTGAAGATGTAAAAAGAGTTAC contains:
- the si:dkey-247m21.3 gene encoding 5-hydroxytryptamine receptor 4, with translation MATASPQHLLDDIINNGQQQQEQQEFLSSLETVSLTIFLSIVIIMTVFGNLLVMVALCKDRHLRRKKTNYFIVSLAFADLLVALVVMPFAAIELTTGQWYFGEIFCLVRTSLDVLLTTSSILHLCCIALDRYYAICCQPLVYRHKMTPVRVAVMLSGCWLIPTLISFLPIMQSWNAIGIEDIIEERQTLMGGSNDTSCVFLVNRPYALICSAVAFYVPLALMVLAYQRIYVTAMIHVRQIETLQRAGSAPVTGSDPVVTVRSSTSSDPLDHYCLRTASGSPPTEQAHGGHSRMRIETKAAKTLAIIMGCFCLCWAPFFITNVVDPFIHYSVPWQLWTAWLWLGYINSGLNPFLYAFLNRAFRRAFLVILCCGDERYTRQGSFSRGNIQRPCSAPSVNGTSMALRLSFLPNRSYSDNGRTILANEQESQDSLGPL